The Oncorhynchus mykiss isolate Arlee chromosome 20, USDA_OmykA_1.1, whole genome shotgun sequence genome includes a region encoding these proteins:
- the LOC110499270 gene encoding TATA-box-binding protein isoform X1, with product MEQNNSLPPFQGLASPQGAMTPGMPIFSPMMPYGSGLTPQPVTNTNSLSLLEEQQRQQQQQQQASAQQAGVPGGLGQTPQLYHSQTVTTTTLPGNTPLYTATPLTPMTPITPATPASESSGIVPQLQNIVSTVNLGCKLDLKTIALRARNAEYNPKRFAAVIMRIREPRTTALIFSSGKMVCTGAKSEEQSRLAARKYARVVQKLGFPAKFLDFKIQNMVGSCDVKFPIRLEGLVLTHQQFSSYEPELFPGLIYRMIKPRIVLLIFVSGKVVLTGAKVRGEIYEAFENIYPILKGFRKTT from the exons ATGGAGCAGAACAACAGTTTGCCTCCTTTCCAGGGTCTTGCCTCCCCTCAG GGGGCAATGACTCCTGGTATGCCCATTTTCAGCCCCATGATGCCCTATGGCAGTGGTCTGACTCCCCAACCTGTCACGAACACAAACAGCTTGTCTCTCCTGGAAGAGCAGCAgcggcaacaacaacaacagcagcaggctTCGGCCCAGCAGGCTGGGGTGCCAGGGGGTTTGGGACAGACACCACAGCTTTATCACTCCCAAACagtcaccaccaccacactgccAGGAAACACTCCCCTCTACACTGCTACACCGCTAACCCCCATGACACCCATCACACCTGCCACTCCTGCCTCTGAGAGTTCTGGGATTGTCCCTCAGTTACA GAACATCGTATCCACTGTGAACTTGGGCTGCAAACTTGACTTGAAAACAATAGCACTGCGAGCTAGAAATGCTGAGTACAACCCCAAG CGATTTGCTGCTGTAATCATGAGAATACGAGAGCCAAGAACAACTGCACTTATCTTCAGTTCTGGAAAAATGGTTTGCACGGGAGCCAAAAG TGAAGAGCAGTCCCGCTTGGCGGCCAGGAAATACGCCAGAGTTGTGCAGAAGTTGGGCTTCCCAGCCAAATTTCTTGATTTCAAGATTCAGAACATGGTGGGCAGCTGTGACGTCAAATTCCCCATTCGGTTAGAGGGACTTGTACTAACTCACCAACAGTTCAGCAG TTATGAACCTGAGTTGTTCCCTGGGCTAATCTACAGAATGATCAAACCCAGAATTGTCCTGCTGATATTCGTTTCAGGCAAAGTTGTATTAACAG GTGCAAAGGTCAGAGGAGAAATTTATGAAGCATTTGAAAACATCTACCCCATCTTGAAAGGATTCAGGAAGACAACGTAA
- the LOC110499270 gene encoding TATA-box-binding protein isoform X2: MMPYGSGLTPQPVTNTNSLSLLEEQQRQQQQQQQASAQQAGVPGGLGQTPQLYHSQTVTTTTLPGNTPLYTATPLTPMTPITPATPASESSGIVPQLQNIVSTVNLGCKLDLKTIALRARNAEYNPKRFAAVIMRIREPRTTALIFSSGKMVCTGAKSEEQSRLAARKYARVVQKLGFPAKFLDFKIQNMVGSCDVKFPIRLEGLVLTHQQFSSYEPELFPGLIYRMIKPRIVLLIFVSGKVVLTGAKVRGEIYEAFENIYPILKGFRKTT; this comes from the exons ATGATGCCCTATGGCAGTGGTCTGACTCCCCAACCTGTCACGAACACAAACAGCTTGTCTCTCCTGGAAGAGCAGCAgcggcaacaacaacaacagcagcaggctTCGGCCCAGCAGGCTGGGGTGCCAGGGGGTTTGGGACAGACACCACAGCTTTATCACTCCCAAACagtcaccaccaccacactgccAGGAAACACTCCCCTCTACACTGCTACACCGCTAACCCCCATGACACCCATCACACCTGCCACTCCTGCCTCTGAGAGTTCTGGGATTGTCCCTCAGTTACA GAACATCGTATCCACTGTGAACTTGGGCTGCAAACTTGACTTGAAAACAATAGCACTGCGAGCTAGAAATGCTGAGTACAACCCCAAG CGATTTGCTGCTGTAATCATGAGAATACGAGAGCCAAGAACAACTGCACTTATCTTCAGTTCTGGAAAAATGGTTTGCACGGGAGCCAAAAG TGAAGAGCAGTCCCGCTTGGCGGCCAGGAAATACGCCAGAGTTGTGCAGAAGTTGGGCTTCCCAGCCAAATTTCTTGATTTCAAGATTCAGAACATGGTGGGCAGCTGTGACGTCAAATTCCCCATTCGGTTAGAGGGACTTGTACTAACTCACCAACAGTTCAGCAG TTATGAACCTGAGTTGTTCCCTGGGCTAATCTACAGAATGATCAAACCCAGAATTGTCCTGCTGATATTCGTTTCAGGCAAAGTTGTATTAACAG GTGCAAAGGTCAGAGGAGAAATTTATGAAGCATTTGAAAACATCTACCCCATCTTGAAAGGATTCAGGAAGACAACGTAA
- the LOC110499271 gene encoding rho-related GTP-binding protein RhoU, with protein sequence MPPQGDGEYKPVAVSAAVPPVPPRRVRSRESFSGSKCRSGGVERKVKCVLVGDGAVGKTSLIVSYTTNGYPTEYVPTAFDNFAAVVAVDGKPVKLQLCDTAGQDEFDKLRPLCYTNADIFLLCFSVVSPSSFQNVTEKWVPEIRRHCPQAPVVLVGTQSDLREDVKVLIELAKYKERPVEPQEAQQCAEDMRAVSYMECSSLTQKNLKEVFDAAIVASIQHSDSQQQHRLKKRTPDKMKKLSRSCWKKYCCVA encoded by the exons ATGCCTCCCCAGGGCGATGGAGAATATAAACCTGTAGCAGTGTCGGCGGCGGTCCCACCGGTTCCCCCTCGGAGGGTTCGGAGCAGAGAGTCGTTTTCGGGCTCCAAGTGTCGGTCCGGTGGCGTAGAGCGCAAAGTGAAGTGTGTGCTTGTCGGTGACGGGGCAGTTGGGAAAACGAGCTTGATTGTCAGCTACACCACAAATGGATATCCAACTGAATATGTCCCAACTGCTTTTGATAATTTTGCAG cGGTCGTGGCAGTTGATGGCAAGCCTGTAAAACTGCAGCTTTGTGACACAGCTGGCCAG GATGAGTTTGACAAACTGCGTCCGCTCTGCTACACCAACGCAGACATCTTCCTGCTGTGCTTCAGTGTTGTCAGCCCTTCTTCTTTTCAGAATGTCACAGAGAAATGGGTGCCAGAGATTCGCCGGCACTGCCCGCAGGCGCCGGTGGTTCTGGTGGGAACCCAGTCAGACCTGCGGGAGGACGTCAAGGTTCTGATCGAGCTGGCAAAGTACAAAGAGAGGCCAGTGGAGCCCCAGGAGGCCCAGCAGTGTGCCGAGGACATGAGGGCCGTGTCATACATGGAGTGCTCCTCACTCACCCAGAAGAACCTCAAAGAGGTGTTTGACGCAGCCATCGTGGCCAGCATCCAGCACTCCGACAGTCAGCAGCAGCATCGACTGAAAAAACGGACTCCAGATAAGATGAAGAAGCTTTCTAGGTCGTGCTGGAAGAAGTACTGTTGTGTGGCCTAG